DNA from Brassica napus cultivar Da-Ae chromosome C4, Da-Ae, whole genome shotgun sequence:
GATATTCGATCAGTTTATGGATACAGATTTCCAGGAAGGTTGCAGAAGGTGATCATTCAGTTTATGTTAGATGTTTGTGTATGTTTAATGTCTTCTTTCATAGGATTGTGCTCTGTTCTGATGTGTTATGATGGTTGCTCTGTTGTTTAAGCGCTCTGTTCTTGTTTCTCTATGTGAATCTACGGGGAAAAGTTTAAATTGTTGATGAATCATGCTTATGATTGGACAAAGTTTTATACTTTTGTAGATTTACGTGAGATTAAGCTGAATATGAGTGTGAATGAATTGAAAATAGAGTTATACCATTGAAATGAGTAAGCATAGTATATCATTTGTCAAATTCAATATGGCTTtccagaaacaaatatgaaatcgAGATTACCCAGATATAAGACCACTAATCCTCTACATTCTAATcggtgtttttgttttgttttgactgAAACACAACACAAGAGAAAAAACTGTAAACAAGTATAGATTCCATCGTTTGTCcaactgaaaataaaacataatgtggtttcttaaaacataaaaaagagaagatgataacatgagattactcatccaacatCCACTTTTCGTTAAGCTTAGACCAATCAGGGACTTTGACCTTCACATCAGCAAGCATTCCTTCCGCTTCCATGAGTTCTTCTTTGAGTTTTTCCAACTCAGCAGTGAAGTCAAATTTTCCTTTAGCCTTGATAATCTCTTCAAGCAACTCGATTTGGGAAGCAATGGAATTTGCTTTTCTGGCTGCCTGATGCCATTCAATTTCAGATAGCCTGTGTTCAATGGACTAACGAAGAAGAGCCCTGTAACGTTCCACAGTTTCCTCCTTTGCTTTGTTGAAACCTTCGGAAGCATCAGATCCGTAAACCTCCTTTATGGgacgcttcatcatcttctttgaaCCTTCCATTGAAACTTGATGCTGCAATAAAATCGAAACCAGTATGTTAAATCGAAAAGCAGCATTTTACAATATAATAGATCTAGAGAAAAGTTTGAAAATTGAATGAATGAGAAAAACCGAAAACTAACTCAGATCGAAAATAATAAACACAGAAGAAATGAAGTCGCTAAAAAAGAGATCTGATATCGTCCCTTGTATAGATAGAACAAAAAGTAACCCTTCGATTACTATGAAATGGTTTAGAAAGCAACCTTTCGATTATTGAACGGTTACTGAGATAAATGAAGTCTCTTTTAGAAAGgaaccgttaaaaaaaaaaatctgattccaAGGAGAATCTAACCCAGGTCGGGACAAGTGTTTCAGTTTCGATAGATAtgtggtttagccgctaggctgaggagaatcatctggtaGATTCTTCCACATAAACATATTTAACCGTACaaaatttggagaaaaaaaatataaaaatatacacatcTCCCACGATTCGAACCTAAAATGTCTGGGAGGAAAGGCGGAATAAggtctaccactagaccaaGTGTGTTTCAATCGTTAGGTGATGTAAGTAATggaatatatttcttttatctgTATTCaactataactttttaaaaaaatctaatttcaaGGGGAATCGAACCCAGGTCGAGACAAGTGTTTCAGTTTTTGGAAAGATAggtggtttagccgctaggctgaggtGAATCATCTGATATATGTGTCCACATAAATGAATTTAACCGCAAACGTTATATTATAAACTTTGGAAAGAAACTCTGAATTTCAGGATGAGATTCCAGAATAGTTGAATATTACTGTGTTTCTTTTTAGCAAAGAAGTTTGAACCAAAATTGAAATGagattaaaagataaaattgtatcgtacaaaaaaaagagaaatttcaAATTGTGATTTGGAGTTTTGGAGAGTAATGCATTAAAACCTAGGTTGTATATTACAAAAGTTGGAAGACATCATACTTATTCAGAATAGGGTTCCAAAAGGCAAATTTATATATGGTCTGGTCCATATCATGTAACCATCAAATAACCAACATCCATGAATgatcaataaaaatgtaaaaaatatgaaaatgaaaaagaatagaGCAACGATGAATAAATATCTTCATCCTATAGGCCTCTTGCATGTGATCTTGTTGTGTCCTCCTATGCCACATCTGCTGCACTTGTGGGACTGAGATTTAGATCCAGGAACACCAAACTCGCCAacggatctctttctctttgtaggAGGACGTCCACTTCTCTTTTTGGTAGCTGGAGGTGGGCAAGACAGTTCGTCAATATTCGCTGGATAGGTGGATGTTGACAACTCTCCACCAGGGTGTATGCTTTCGGCATAGGCTTTATCCCACGTTTCTGTCAAGTGAGAAGTATCGACGTAACGGTTTTCATCTCTCTTAATATACTTAGCAGCAGCAATTGCATGAATGAAGGGAATCTTGTCAATGTCGAAAACATTACAAGTGCAATGCCGCTTCTCCAAATCAACAACATACttcatagtttcatccttcacctCAAACTCGTTTTGATCAACTTGATACACATTCAGCACCATTGCAGCCCCAAACCTGGATACCAACTTCTGCATAACTTTTGGAGTAACCAGGTGCTTATGTTTCGCAGCCACTTTGCGTCGCTCAAAAAATCAAGTGGTGAGTGTCAATCTGATCGTCTCAAGGAGAGAGATCAGTGGCAACTCACGAGGCAGCTTCGACATAGAATTGAGAGACTCTGCAATGTTGGTAGTCATGATATTGTACCTGTTCGTAGGCGCAAAGCATCGTGCCCACTTCCTAAAATCTGAATCTTCCAGATACTTAGCCAATTCAGGACATTTATCCTTTATGTCCTTGAAGATTAACCAGAACTCGTGACACGTGTAGGCATCAGCAGCGCTTTCCACCAGAGGTAGCAAACCAGTCTTCGAATATGTAGGAGTGATGTTTCGGAGCAGATGGATCCTACAGATTCCATGGTGAGATAAGGGATAAACATCCTCCAGCGCTGAAGCAATGGAGTTAGCCCTGTCTGATACAAAAACAAGATCCGAAGCGTCCGGGATCATCTGGCTCAAACCTCTAAAGAACCATTTCCAAGAGGCGCCATTTTTTGCGTCGACCACAGCAAAGGCCAGAGGATATAGATGATAATCCCCATCTTGAGCACAAGCTGCCAATAAAATCCCATTGAATTTTCCCTTCAGAAATGTATCATCTACTGCAATAACTTTCCTCATCAATGAGAATCCCCTTATCGATGGACCAAAAGCCACAAATGCATACTTGAACTTTCTAGCAGCATCCACTTGTTGATAAGTTAACGAACCAGGGTTTGTCTCTGTGACTTTGTACAACCACCTAGACAAATTGTAATAGCTGTCTTCAGGAGTCCCTCTAACCAAAAACTGAGCTTCTTCTTTCACTCTCCAAGCTTGTTTGTAATCGATGTGAACGCCATGTAGAATCCTGACATGTTCAATGATCTGTTTCGGTTTGAGACCTTCCTTCTTTTCTCCATAATTGCTGCAAATCAAAGAACCCAACAACTTCGCAGATGCTTGTCTGTGGTTGGCATTCCTGTGTGTTGTATCGCATGTATGCTCATGAACATACTTTTTAACAACGATAAAGTCTGAAAGAGGTAGCTTAGTAGCACGCATCCTCCACGTGCAATTGTCATCAACACAACTCAATAACACTCTTGACTTGTTAGAAGAGACAGTCTTGTACTCAAACTTACACTCTAAAgcccatttcttcatcctcaacatcaACTCTCCCTTGAtcttaaaaaatctattcaCCTTAATATCACCAGCTCCTCTCGTTGTTGGTGAAAGTCCAATATGGACAGGACTAAAATCCGTAAGAGAATTCAGAGGAACTGTAGAAACACCTTCATAAAGAAAACACTGCAAAATCAAGATGTTCTGGAATGATTAGTACTTGGTTAGGAAGCCTATCCTGAACAGtctaagaaagaagaaaatcatacaaacacaaacagaaaaaaggAAATTAGAGACGATATACCTGTTTTTCTTTCTGCACAGTAGAACGAAACACTGGAGTGGCATTCAATGGAACATGAGAAGCAAATGTATCACTAGTTTGCCTGTTACAGCTTGCTGGATCAGTATGAACCTGCAAAGGTCAAGTTGTTTTGAAATGCTTAGTACTTGATTAGGAATCCTATCCTGAACAGTCTAAAATATCATACTAACACAAACaacccaaaaacaaaaatagaaacgATGTACATGTATTTCTCTTTGGACAGTAGAAACAGGCgaagcaaatgtatcagaagcttgattGTTACAGCTAGCTGAATCAACATTAACCTGCAAAAGTCAAGTCGTTCTGAAAGGCTTAATACGTGATTAGAAAAGGTATCTTGAATAATTTAGTTGAAAAAATCATACAACCCTTAACACACAACCGACAGGTTCCATCAAATGATCTACTCTTCCCAATAAAGCTTCTGAGATGGCGAGTGTTTGCAATGGAGATGGGAGGGAAACCTTCAACAGTACTTTTGATGTCAAGTGACATCCCATAACTCAAACCAATCAGTTCCTCTTTAAAATCTTCAGAGACAATCTTCATCAAATCTTTAAATTGAAGATCTTCTTCTATGGAAATGAAAGATGCATTCATGTTCAAATCGACATGAAACTCCCACTGGAATGCATCTTTTGACCTCCATTGTCCACAGACGCAAAGAACTTCCATAGtgctacaaaacaaaatcaatcaaaaaatTCTCACATAGTCAATGAAGTACCAAATACTGAAACTTGTAAGCGAAATCTCCAATTCTAGCTATTTTTATACAACGAAATAATCTGATTCCTTTGCAGCCAAAGTGAATCTTAGCAGCATTTTCCTTTAATACCTTTACGGCGGATGGCGGCGGATTCCTCTGATTACCGCAGCAACGGATCTGAGTGACGGCGGAGAGGATGACGCCGACTCGCCGAGGATGAACGACGCCGACACTGTAGAAGTGGAGATGATGACGGAAGAAATGATCGACTCCAATCCGAGAAGCCCCAGCAACGGAGCTGAGTGACGGCGGAGATGATGACGCCGACTCGCCGAGGATGAACGACGCTGGAGAAGTGGAGATGATGACGGAAGAGATGATCGACTCCGATCCGAGAAGCCGTCGCCGCGTTAGAGAGACGAAGATCTCCGAGTTTactattttcagaaaaaaaaatttaattagataataaaaGAAGGGGTACTATGGTAAATGAaccttttaatgaaaaatagttttgttattttgggccttgagtgctatttttgaagCAGAAACTTGGATTGGTGTCATTTTGAgcattttctctatattttattatttagatataatttatatagttattttatttattactctagtatttatttagaatatatCAACCATACATATTACGTATATACATTCATATATACATCTAAGGGATATACAGTAATCAACCATCTGGCTAGTATATATAACACTGCTAAGGACTTGTTTAGCTCTTTGTGGTCTCTGAATCACCCAAAGCAGTGATAAtatgtttagtttttattagATATATGAGTGTCCATAGTTTGGACAAAAGCAGAGGTGgatcatctatactattatttataaagTGATTTTACTTATTTGTCAGTTTTTCCATAATATTAggtgattttgcttatttgtcattatTTATtgcttatttttcatattttccataattttaggtaatttgtttatttgtatattttaatgcttttagttttgcttatttgtcatattctcCATAATAtaggttatttatttatttttcatgttcttcataattttaattggtaattttatttatttttcttatttttaaataatttagatggtaattttaattttgtttacttATCATGCTCTCCATGATATTAGGTTATTTTGCTTATttgcattttttattatttttagaagcttatttgtcatatttcaTAATTTAGGTTGAttcattagttttaataaacaaCTTTTTGAATTGTtagtttttaaacatttttaatgattttttaataaatattttcattatattcagggataattattattaacaagtattatcaaattatagcaatagttttatagttttgttcatCTTATGTTTactttagtaatattaaatagtttaatgtttttatttatcattttaaaaagaaagtttttttctcttttgtatcACCGAATTATcttaccaataaaaaaatatgagtcCAAAGAATACAATCTCTCGCcattataactaaaaaaatcaatttttactAGACATATATAATCTATCacttttagtttataaaattttagtaaaagtattttttttttaattattatagatAATAGGTGTCATTATAAACTCCAAAAAAAGAATTCATAAATACAATTAAGACTTTGACGAAGAGAAGTTTGATTTCATAGGCTTCTCTGATAATTGGTAATTGTGGtttcttttgttaatttatcttttaagttattttaaaatattaataaaactttatgAAGTTATTATGAtataatatacttttacatGTGTGGTTTActgatataataaataaaagattatgCAAGTAGCAAACTATTATCTATGATGTGTTgtaataagaaaagataaattatatcttttgtttaatttaatatttgaacttaattaaataatttagattgaaattaaacattattttaaaatttgaattagtTTGATGTATATTAGTCCGCACATCTAGTTTAATTATATGAGAGACATGAATCTTAACTGATAACCACCCACTACAATTCAAACTTACGGGAAAAAACAATAATGTATCGTCATATGAAAAGGCCTATTTTTCCTTTAATATACCTACAGATCCgcgtaaaatatatatgaaaatacataatgTTAAGTATAGATAATAACATACATATATTTGATGGGTCAGTTGGTAAACTAGAACATAAAATTTGGTTATTGATGAGCATGCCAAAACCAAATTGAGTAAAAAAATTAGCAATGAAGCTTTGACCGCATGTTGTAAGATTATAACAATACGCAAAGAGTCATAGTTCGTAACTAATCTTCAAATCGTATAAACTTAACAAAAGTCTTTAGATCACTTGATTTCTGAAACATAATAGGAAAACTAACATATTAGCAAGAAATATCAAATGCGCAATATTTAGTTTCATATAGTACCTCGTATTGTTCTATCTTTTGTAGGTTAACATcttctgaaaaagaaaacattgatGTATTATTCAAATATGATGAGTTAGTGCTTAAAATTTAATGCTGAAAAAGTCGTGTCATATGGGTAGAAGTCACATTGTTTATATTGTAATGGTCTAGCAAAGTAAGTTATAAAATACACATTATTTAAAGGATTTATATGGATTAGTGttcttgtgataaaaaaaaaaaagaactcagAAAAGTGAAACTTCTATTGACCATCGTTATCAAAATACGATTTTAAGTTCATGTTCCGACTTAAGTAATTTTCGCCATTtttatcacttttttttttgggaacaCTCACAATTTTATCACAATAATCTTGAAGTAACGAATAATCAACTAATGGTCTAATACCATAAAACTATATTACATCCAATATGGTAAAGACAACAATtgactaacattttttttttgatcaaacaacagctttataaatcattagtCCCCATTGTTGGAGAAATTGTTTACATTAAGCAATAACAAAGCCAAACCGGCTAAAACATATGTTGCTACCATAGCAAAGCAAAGCAATGAGATATAACACCATAAGATAGGAGCAAACATAACACATAAACAACACATAATGTCGCTGAGCAGTCCTCGAAACTCAACGCCAATCGTGCTAAGAAGTGAAATGAAGCTTTGGGAATTGGAGAGCACAAGTACTGGTCTAACGCCCGGGATTGAAACCGCAACAGAAGCAGCTTTAACAATCAGAAGTTCGGCATCACAAGCAGAGGCGACAAAGCACCAAATGGATGAGCCTTTGAACAAAACAAACATGGAAGCATACATAATCTTGGGCACACTACTCCCTGCAACAGAACCACTCAAACCGAATGGAACATATGGGAGGCAATCATACTTCACAAAGGATAAACAATCCAGAAACACTGAAAAGATAGAAACAACAAGTGTTTTCTTACGAATCTGCCACAAGCGATGAGGAAGCAACTTCAAACTATCATTTAGTGGAGTGAAACCAGAAACTAGACTGCATACTGCAGAGAATCGCACAGAGGCGAGCGCGCCGTAACAAGGCACGAGAGAACACTCAAAGGACATCATCGAAGCAAgcaagatagagataaaaagTTTCAAATCTATAACCTGCAGGGATGTATCCAGTAGAAGGATTAATGGTTCCAGTGATGGCGGTGAATGAGATCCGGTGGTGGGAGACATGGTGAAAATGAGAGAAGGGTGAGCTTCAGGATAAGAGGTGATGGAGACAGATCTGCCTACTGCAGTAAGGGGTCGTATGAACACGACAATAAGATTCACCAGACCAAAATCTTTTAGAAGAAAAGTCTTTTTGAAGATCTGGCTGCTCAAATCTATCTTTctaaaagtttgaatttttagATCTAGATCTGAAATGGTGAGAGTAAGGACAGGAAAGCAAACAGAAGTGGAAGGAATTGTAAATGCTGAAGTTAGGTCTGGTGGGTCTGGATCTGGCGGTTCCGGTGAGGAAATGCCGGTGACGGCTG
Protein-coding regions in this window:
- the LOC111211303 gene encoding uncharacterized protein LOC111211303; protein product: MTAAVTGISSPEPPDPDPPDLTSAFTIPSTSVCFPVLTLTISDLDLKIQTFRKIDLSSQIFKKTFLLKDFGLVNLIVVFIRPLTAVGRSVSITSYPEAHPSLIFTMSPTTGSHSPPSLEPLILLLDTSLQVIDLKLFISILLASMMSFECSLVPCYGALASVRFSAVCSLVSGFTPLNDSLKLLPHRLWQIRSSVPKIMYASMFVLFKGSSIWCFVASACDAELLIVKAASVAVSIPGVRPVLVLSNSQSFISLLSTIGVEFRGLLSDIMCCLCVMFAPILWCYISLLCFAMVATYVLAGLALLLLNVNNFSNNGD
- the LOC111211297 gene encoding uncharacterized protein LOC111211297, which codes for MVLNVYQVDQNEFEVKDETMKYVVDLEKRHCTCNVFDIDKIPFIHAIAAAKYIKRDENRYVDTSHLTETWDKAYAESIHPGGELSTSTYPANIDELSCPPPATKKRSGRPPTKRKRSVGEFGVPGSKSQSHKCSRCGIGGHNKITCKRPIG